The Pseudomonas chlororaphis subsp. piscium genome contains the following window.
AAAGGCGAGCAACTGGTGCGCATGGTCCCGGACAAGAACGGCCAGGCCAACCACGGCCACTCCTGCGTCAAGGGCCGCTTCGCCTGGGGCTATGCCACCCACCCGGACCGCATCACCAAGCCGATGATCCGCAAGCACATCAGCGATCCGTGGCAAGAGGTCAGCTGGGAAGAGGCGGTCACCTACGCGGCCAGCGAGTTGCGCCGCATTCAGCTGAAATACGGACGCGACTCCATCGGCGGCATCACCTCCAGCCGTTGCACCAACGAAGAGACCTACCTGGTGCAGAAGCTGGTGCGTACCGCCTTCGGCAACAACAACGTCGACACCTGTGCCCGGGTCTGCCATTCGCCCACTGGCTATGGTCTCAAGCAGACGCTGGGCGAATCCGCCGGCACCCAGAGTTTCGACTCGGTGATGCAGGCCGACGTCATCCTGGTGATGGGCGCCAACCCCACCGACGCGCACCCGGTATTCGGCTCCCAGCTCAAGCGCCGCCTGCGCCAGGGCGCGCGGCTGATTGTCATCGACCCACGGCGCATCGACTTGGTGGATTCGCCCCATGCCCGTGCCGACCTGCATTTGCAGCTGCGTCCGGGCACCAACGTGGCCATGCTCAATGCATTGGCCCATGTGATAGTCACCGAGGGCCTGGTCAACCAGCCTTTCGTCGATCAGCGCTGCGAGGCGGCGGACTTCGCCCGCTGGCGCGACTTCGTCAGCCTGGCGGAGAACTCCCCCGAGGTCCTGGGGCCGATTTGCGGGGTGCCGGCCAAACAGATCCGCGAGGCCGCGCGGCTTTACGCCACCGGTGGCAACGCGGCCATCTACTACGGCCTGGGCGTCACCGAGCACAGCCAGGGCAGCACCTCGGTGATGGGCATCGCCAACCTGGCGATGGTCACCGGCAACATCGGCCGCGAGGGTGTCGGGGTCAACCCGCTGCGCGGGCAGAACAACGTCCAGGGCTCCTGCGACATGGGTTCCTTCCCCCACGAGCTGCCTGGCTATCGGCATATCTCCAACGAGGCGGTGCGCGCCGAGTTCGAACAGGCCTGGAACGTGACCCTGCAACCCGACCCGGGCCTGCGCATCCCCAATATGTTCGAGGCGGCCCTGGACGGCACCTTCAAGGCGCTCTACTGCCAGGGCGAGGACATTGCCCAGAGCGACCCCAACACCCAGCACGTGACCGCCGCCCTGACGGCCATGGAGTGCGTGGTGGTGCAGGACATCTTCCTCAACGAGACGGCCAAGTTCGCCCATGTGTTCCTGCCGGGCAGCTCCTTCCTCGAGAAGGACGGCACCTTCACCAACGCCGAGCGCCGCATTTCCCGAGTGCGCAAGGTGATGGAGCCCCTGGCCGGCAAGGCCGACTGGGAAGCCACCATCGCACTGGCCGAGGCCCTGGGCTACAAGATGCAGTACAGCCATCCATCGGAGATCATGGACGAGATCGCGCGCCTGACGCCGACCTTCCACCGCGTCAGCTACACCGAGCTGGACCGTCACGGCAGCCTGCAATGGCCGTGCAACGATGCCGCGCCGGACGGCACGCCGACCATGCACATCGATGAGTTCGTGCGCGGCAAGGGCCGCTTCATGCTCACTGGCTATGTACCCACCGAGGAGAAGGTCAACAGCCGCTACCCGTTGCTGCTGACCACCGGACGCATCCTCAGCCAGTACAACGTCGGCGCTCAGACCCGGCGCACCGACAACGTGGCCTGGCACGAGGAGGACCGCCTGGAAATCCATCCGACCGACGCCGAGAACC
Protein-coding sequences here:
- the fdhF gene encoding formate dehydrogenase subunit alpha; amino-acid sequence: MINIFDPTSDIDLGTPARESAVQVSLTIDGREISVASGTSVMRAAALLGTTIPKLCATDSLEAFGSCRMCLVEIEGMRGYPASCTTPVTEGMVVHTQTSKLASLRRNVMELYISDHPLDCLTCSANGNCELQTVAGQVGLREVRYGYEGANHLDEQKDVSNPYFDYDPSKCIVCNRCVRACEETQGTFALTISGRGFDSRVAAAGGDNFLDSECVSCGACVQACPTATLMEKSVVEIGQPERSVITTCAYCGVGCSFRAEMKGEQLVRMVPDKNGQANHGHSCVKGRFAWGYATHPDRITKPMIRKHISDPWQEVSWEEAVTYAASELRRIQLKYGRDSIGGITSSRCTNEETYLVQKLVRTAFGNNNVDTCARVCHSPTGYGLKQTLGESAGTQSFDSVMQADVILVMGANPTDAHPVFGSQLKRRLRQGARLIVIDPRRIDLVDSPHARADLHLQLRPGTNVAMLNALAHVIVTEGLVNQPFVDQRCEAADFARWRDFVSLAENSPEVLGPICGVPAKQIREAARLYATGGNAAIYYGLGVTEHSQGSTSVMGIANLAMVTGNIGREGVGVNPLRGQNNVQGSCDMGSFPHELPGYRHISNEAVRAEFEQAWNVTLQPDPGLRIPNMFEAALDGTFKALYCQGEDIAQSDPNTQHVTAALTAMECVVVQDIFLNETAKFAHVFLPGSSFLEKDGTFTNAERRISRVRKVMEPLAGKADWEATIALAEALGYKMQYSHPSEIMDEIARLTPTFHRVSYTELDRHGSLQWPCNDAAPDGTPTMHIDEFVRGKGRFMLTGYVPTEEKVNSRYPLLLTTGRILSQYNVGAQTRRTDNVAWHEEDRLEIHPTDAENRGIVDGDWVGIGSRAGQTVLRAKVSERVAPGVVYTTFHFPESGANVITTDNSDWATNCPEYKVTAVEVVRVSQPSEWQKRYQAFSDEQGRLLRERRHAEKAEVRR